One genomic segment of Pelagerythrobacter marensis includes these proteins:
- a CDS encoding sulfite exporter TauE/SafE family protein — MDLFGIDLTAILPFIAIGFVAQLVDGALGMAFGVITNTLLVGVLGLPPAQASQRVHLVECFTTATSGLSHLLSGNIDRALFFRLLVPGMIGGVTGAYLLTSIDASIVKPLVLAYLAIVGLYLLARGLLYPPKLREAKHVAPLGLIGGFLDAAGGGGWGPVVTSNLLIQGAEPRKVVGTVNSVEFFLTLAISATFIFQIGIADLAGATLGLLIGGIAAAPLGAIAAKRFSPKVMLILVGAALTVTSAYGIWTALS; from the coding sequence ATGGATCTGTTCGGAATCGATCTGACCGCGATACTCCCGTTCATCGCGATCGGTTTCGTCGCCCAGCTTGTCGACGGCGCGCTGGGCATGGCGTTCGGCGTGATTACCAATACCCTGCTCGTGGGTGTGCTCGGGCTGCCGCCGGCACAGGCTTCGCAGCGCGTTCACCTGGTCGAATGCTTTACCACCGCGACGAGCGGGCTCAGCCATCTGCTCAGCGGCAATATCGATCGCGCGTTGTTTTTCCGGCTGCTCGTCCCCGGCATGATCGGTGGGGTTACCGGGGCCTATCTGCTGACCTCGATCGACGCTTCGATCGTAAAACCGCTCGTGCTCGCCTACCTCGCGATCGTCGGGCTCTACCTTCTGGCGCGCGGGCTGCTCTACCCGCCGAAACTGCGCGAGGCGAAACATGTCGCCCCGCTCGGGCTGATCGGCGGGTTCCTCGATGCCGCAGGCGGCGGCGGATGGGGGCCGGTGGTGACATCGAACCTGCTGATCCAGGGGGCGGAACCGCGCAAGGTGGTGGGCACGGTGAACTCGGTCGAGTTTTTCCTCACCCTCGCCATCTCGGCCACGTTCATCTTTCAGATCGGGATCGCGGATCTGGCCGGGGCGACGCTCGGCCTCCTGATCGGGGGTATCGCCGCCGCGCCGCTGGGCGCGATTGCGGCGAAGCGCTTCAGCCCCAAGGTCATGCTGATCCTCGTCGGCGCCGCGCTGACGGTAACCAGCGCCTATGGCATCTGGACGGCGCTGTCCTGA
- the trmB gene encoding tRNA (guanine(46)-N(7))-methyltransferase TrmB, producing MTANKPGDPTTLNRLYGRSQGKPLRKGQADLIDNLLPQIAVPEDGPVTAERLFGDDRPLHFEIGFGGGEHLAYRADLLPDHGFIGAEPFVNGVAQALVHVRDGALGNVRLHLGDALEVLRRVPDGALTMLYLLHPDPWPKARHAKRRMMNDGPVEMFAAKLKPGGEFRFGTDHPVYLRHALSVMRRHTDTFEWRAEGRKSWEDRPGGWCETRYETKAREVYGHEVWYYRYRRR from the coding sequence ATGACCGCGAACAAGCCCGGCGATCCCACCACCCTCAACCGACTGTACGGCCGCAGCCAGGGCAAGCCCCTGCGCAAGGGCCAGGCCGACCTGATCGACAATCTGCTGCCGCAGATCGCCGTGCCCGAAGATGGGCCGGTTACGGCGGAGCGTCTGTTCGGCGACGATCGCCCGCTGCATTTCGAAATCGGGTTCGGCGGCGGAGAGCACCTGGCCTACCGCGCGGATCTGCTGCCCGATCACGGCTTCATCGGGGCCGAACCGTTCGTCAACGGCGTCGCCCAGGCTCTGGTCCACGTTCGCGACGGGGCGCTCGGCAACGTGCGGCTGCATCTGGGCGACGCGCTGGAGGTGCTGCGCCGCGTGCCCGATGGCGCGCTGACGATGCTCTATCTGCTCCACCCCGACCCCTGGCCCAAGGCCCGCCATGCCAAGCGGCGCATGATGAACGATGGACCGGTGGAAATGTTCGCCGCCAAACTGAAGCCGGGCGGCGAATTCCGCTTCGGCACCGATCACCCCGTTTACCTGCGCCACGCCCTGTCGGTCATGCGCCGCCATACCGACACCTTCGAATGGCGCGCCGAAGGCCGGAAAAGCTGGGAGGATCGGCCCGGCGGCTGGTGCGAAACCCGCTACGAAACCAAGGCCCGCGAAGTGTACGGGCACGAAGTCTGGTACTATCGGTACCGGCGTCGCTAG
- a CDS encoding PepSY-associated TM helix domain-containing protein gives MRTRPAFRFWHRWFGILGGVWLMLLAITGCAIAWYDELDGLLNPDLRHASGSAGQAAPVDQVVSRAKEALPGFEPGNILLAQEPDRTHWLLGRQSLPDGSFRAVQVFVDPITAELAGWRESGAISLHRHHLPDLLYGLHTDLMAGESGVIFVGLIALVWLLDHFLSLPLAFPRLRGALSAFRIGGHAGSLRRIWDRHRASGIWLWPVTGMLALTGATLSFPMESREVVETVSPISERLHYGMQEREPPANPISFDSAIARVTPDRAAVHSVRPHPEVGLYAVRTFDQRDVDNQGRLWTYVDMETGEITAQRHDAGDSAGDTFFIWQYALHSGHAFGLAGRLVVTLAGLVTAYLCISGYLLWWRRRRRSDRAYRPSR, from the coding sequence ATGCGCACACGCCCCGCCTTCCGGTTCTGGCATCGCTGGTTCGGAATCCTTGGCGGGGTGTGGCTCATGCTGCTGGCAATCACCGGCTGCGCGATTGCCTGGTATGACGAGCTGGATGGACTGCTGAACCCGGACTTGCGCCACGCGTCCGGCTCGGCAGGTCAGGCGGCACCTGTCGACCAGGTGGTCTCGCGCGCGAAGGAGGCACTGCCGGGGTTCGAGCCGGGCAATATCCTGCTCGCGCAGGAACCGGATCGGACCCATTGGCTGCTTGGACGACAATCGCTGCCGGATGGCTCATTCCGTGCTGTTCAGGTGTTCGTCGATCCGATCACGGCAGAGCTGGCCGGCTGGCGCGAAAGCGGGGCGATCAGCCTGCACCGGCACCATCTGCCGGACCTGCTTTACGGCCTTCACACCGATTTGATGGCCGGGGAGAGCGGGGTGATATTCGTCGGCCTGATCGCGCTTGTGTGGCTGCTCGATCACTTCCTGTCGCTCCCGCTCGCCTTCCCGCGATTGCGCGGTGCATTGAGCGCCTTCAGGATTGGCGGACATGCGGGCTCGCTGCGTCGCATATGGGACCGCCATCGCGCGAGCGGAATCTGGCTATGGCCGGTTACCGGGATGCTGGCGCTGACAGGCGCGACGCTGTCCTTCCCGATGGAAAGCCGCGAGGTGGTCGAAACCGTCTCGCCGATAAGCGAACGCCTGCATTACGGAATGCAGGAGCGCGAACCGCCGGCCAATCCGATTAGCTTCGACTCTGCGATAGCCCGCGTGACGCCAGACCGCGCCGCGGTGCACAGCGTGCGTCCGCATCCCGAAGTCGGCCTCTATGCCGTGCGAACCTTCGACCAGCGCGATGTCGACAACCAGGGGAGGTTGTGGACCTATGTCGATATGGAAACCGGCGAAATCACCGCCCAGCGACACGATGCCGGCGACAGTGCAGGCGATACGTTCTTCATCTGGCAATACGCATTGCACTCCGGCCATGCCTTCGGACTGGCCGGGCGGCTCGTCGTAACGCTGGCGGGCCTCGTCACAGCCTATCTGTGCATCTCGGGCTATCTGCTGTGGTGGCGACGTCGACGGCGCAGTGACCGCGCGTACCGGCCCTCAAGATAG
- a CDS encoding TonB-dependent receptor plug domain-containing protein codes for MREYKAGLLAAAALFWPTLASAQSTDDRIDTESNEAAIVVVGKLTDSVIDREDIEITQANDLGDLFRRTPSVSVGGAIGIAEKIYVRGLEDAQLNISIDGAQVQGTLFHHVGRVSVEPELLESIDVQTGAGEATSGFGAIGGAIRFRTRDAVDLLEPGRDFGAIGRAGWFSNDGYKLSGTAYGRIAGDVGIIASYVHQNRDPYEDGDGNTVPGSGAEQNVGFVKIGGNVGLGHDFSLSYEQREEKGEFGARPNWPVLEGDPLFPAQAQRRTAIANYRYDGGGPIGLELTGYWSKAEFELDRFDRWGLYGADIENWGGDVRLNLALGAHDVTTGVEYRNDSVTSAYLGDPAMWQPWAWDPAIGRFTEEGELFGIYVQDRWQVTERLLVSFGARYDNYSLDLVTYGGGADSDGVSFNAGANYELVPGLVANIGYAEAFRGKEIGDAFTLEHNAAWAILQPDLRPEKVNNIEAGLVYDRDGLYASAAYYRMEIEDVVLDQLYRDRTGAPPQNNTFYENVGEFRSEGFELRAGYRFGAFGIDGFYNHYNPELNGMPVNGYEHLALGNTLGDQWNVSATFDPSRALGFEASLTRFERVDDLEVLFRDQDLGYVPSTQFIDKPGYTTVDLFARWRPFGTDRFEVLAAIYNLFDETCIAHASVGDYTAIPDYGIVRGVNEPGRNIRLGASIRF; via the coding sequence ATGAGGGAATACAAGGCGGGTCTTCTCGCTGCCGCGGCGCTTTTCTGGCCAACATTGGCTTCGGCGCAATCGACGGATGACCGGATCGACACCGAATCGAACGAAGCGGCGATCGTCGTCGTCGGAAAGCTCACCGATTCCGTCATCGATCGCGAGGACATCGAGATCACCCAGGCGAACGATCTGGGTGACCTGTTCCGGCGCACGCCCTCGGTGTCGGTCGGCGGTGCGATCGGCATTGCCGAGAAGATCTATGTCCGGGGCCTGGAAGATGCGCAGCTCAACATCTCGATCGATGGCGCCCAGGTTCAGGGCACCCTGTTCCACCATGTCGGGCGCGTTTCGGTGGAGCCGGAACTCCTCGAAAGCATCGATGTCCAGACGGGCGCAGGCGAAGCGACGTCAGGCTTCGGCGCGATCGGCGGCGCGATCCGTTTCCGCACCCGGGATGCGGTCGACTTGCTCGAACCGGGCCGCGATTTCGGCGCAATCGGGCGCGCCGGCTGGTTCTCCAACGATGGCTACAAGTTGTCCGGCACGGCCTATGGCCGGATCGCAGGCGATGTCGGGATCATTGCCTCCTACGTGCATCAGAACCGCGATCCGTACGAGGACGGCGACGGCAACACCGTGCCGGGCAGCGGAGCGGAGCAGAATGTCGGCTTCGTGAAGATTGGCGGCAATGTCGGCCTGGGTCACGATTTCTCGCTCAGCTACGAACAGCGGGAAGAGAAGGGCGAGTTCGGCGCACGGCCCAACTGGCCGGTGCTCGAAGGCGATCCGCTGTTCCCCGCGCAGGCGCAGCGCCGCACGGCGATCGCGAACTACCGCTATGACGGCGGCGGCCCGATTGGTCTCGAACTCACCGGATACTGGTCGAAGGCCGAATTCGAACTCGACCGCTTCGACCGCTGGGGCCTTTACGGTGCTGATATCGAAAACTGGGGCGGTGACGTGCGTCTCAACCTCGCCCTCGGGGCGCACGATGTCACCACTGGGGTCGAATACCGGAACGACAGCGTGACCAGCGCCTATCTCGGCGATCCGGCAATGTGGCAGCCCTGGGCATGGGACCCTGCGATCGGACGTTTTACCGAAGAGGGTGAGCTGTTCGGCATCTATGTGCAGGACCGGTGGCAAGTGACCGAGCGGCTGCTGGTCAGCTTTGGCGCGCGCTACGACAACTACAGCCTCGACCTGGTCACTTATGGCGGGGGCGCGGATAGCGACGGCGTGTCGTTCAATGCCGGTGCCAATTACGAGCTCGTGCCCGGTCTTGTCGCGAACATCGGCTATGCCGAGGCTTTCCGCGGCAAGGAGATCGGCGACGCCTTCACGCTGGAGCACAACGCCGCCTGGGCGATCCTGCAACCCGACCTGCGCCCGGAAAAGGTCAACAATATCGAGGCGGGCCTCGTCTACGATCGCGATGGCTTGTACGCTTCGGCCGCCTACTACCGGATGGAAATCGAGGATGTGGTTCTCGATCAGCTCTATCGCGACCGGACCGGCGCCCCGCCGCAGAACAACACGTTTTACGAGAACGTCGGCGAATTCCGCTCGGAAGGGTTCGAATTGCGCGCAGGCTATCGCTTCGGCGCGTTCGGGATCGACGGTTTCTATAACCACTACAACCCCGAACTGAACGGCATGCCGGTGAACGGTTACGAACACCTTGCGCTGGGCAACACGCTGGGCGATCAATGGAACGTCAGCGCCACGTTCGACCCTTCGCGCGCCCTGGGGTTCGAAGCCAGCCTGACCCGGTTCGAGCGGGTGGATGACCTGGAGGTTCTGTTCCGCGATCAGGATCTGGGTTACGTCCCGTCCACGCAATTCATCGACAAACCCGGTTACACCACGGTCGATCTGTTCGCCCGCTGGCGGCCCTTCGGTACGGATCGGTTCGAGGTGCTGGCGGCGATCTACAATCTGTTCGACGAGACGTGCATCGCCCATGCCAGTGTTGGCGACTACACCGCGATTCCCGATTACGGGATCGTGCGCGGCGTGAACGAGCCGGGCCGTAACATCCGCCTCGGCGCGTCGATCCGCTTCTGA
- a CDS encoding DUF3592 domain-containing protein translates to MPRIFIWIGGAFLAVGLVFAAVGLWAWTEDRALSNGGARTTGTVMELERRYDSDNGSTFRPVVVFHDREGTRHQFVGNVGSSPPAYAPGETVSVIYDPAAPGRAIIDGFMDRHFVPLIFGGIGSVFAMLGSAFLFLSIRRRRIVARLKATGIPIKARFVECYRDTSTKVNGRSPWRVVGQAKHPATGKLCSFKSDQIWVDLSRHLAGRDLRVLVDPARPDQHFVDLSEYLDES, encoded by the coding sequence ATGCCTAGGATATTCATATGGATCGGCGGCGCGTTTCTGGCGGTCGGGCTTGTCTTTGCCGCGGTTGGCTTGTGGGCGTGGACGGAGGATCGCGCGTTAAGCAACGGCGGTGCGCGAACCACCGGCACAGTGATGGAACTCGAACGCCGTTACGATTCTGACAATGGATCGACATTTCGCCCGGTGGTGGTGTTCCACGACAGGGAGGGCACGCGGCACCAGTTCGTGGGCAATGTCGGCAGCAGTCCGCCCGCCTATGCGCCAGGCGAAACCGTTTCGGTTATCTATGACCCTGCCGCGCCGGGCCGGGCGATAATCGATGGCTTTATGGACCGTCACTTCGTGCCGCTGATATTCGGCGGAATAGGCAGCGTCTTTGCCATGTTAGGCAGCGCATTCCTGTTCCTTTCCATTCGCCGCCGTCGCATTGTCGCGCGGCTCAAGGCGACCGGCATCCCGATCAAGGCCAGGTTTGTCGAATGCTATCGCGACACCAGCACCAAAGTGAACGGCCGCAGTCCCTGGCGGGTCGTGGGGCAGGCGAAGCACCCTGCCACGGGCAAGCTGTGCAGCTTCAAGAGCGACCAGATCTGGGTCGACTTGTCCCGGCATCTCGCCGGCCGGGACCTTCGCGTGCTGGTCGACCCGGCCCGGCCGGACCAGCACTTCGTCGACCTGTCCGAATATCTGGACGAAAGCTGA
- a CDS encoding NADP-dependent malic enzyme, which produces MAEEKQASFTAREALFYHETIRPGKIEIVASKPMATQRDLSLAYSPGVAAPVEAIAEDPANAARYTARSNLVAVITNGTAILGLGNLGALASKPVMEGKAVLFKRFADVDSIDIELDTEDPEKFIEAVALMEPTFGGINLEDIKAPECFIIEQALRERMNIPVMHDDQHGTAIIAAAGLINACHLTGRKLKDVRMVVNGAGASALACTALIKAMGVPHDQVTVCDRSGPIYRGRTDSMDQWKSAHAIDTDARSLEEALEGADIFLGLSAAGALKPEWVAKMTDQPIIFAMANPVPEIMPDEAKAVRPDAIIATGRSDFPNQVNNVLGFPFIFRGALDVQATAINEEMKIAAAHAIAELARERVPDEVAAAYGKSHAFGTDYIIPAPFDPRLMEVVSSAVAKAAMDTGVALAPIADMDAYRMSLKARLNPTTAALTNTYEVARSNPKRVVFAEAEEDVVLRAAIQFRDFGYGTPVLVGRTEKVRERLVELAVDDPDEWEIQNSADSEYVPQMVEYLYQRLQRRGRTERDVRRLVNQERNIFAALLVALGHGDAMISGLTRTFSQTAREVNLVLDPKPDQVPFGIHMMIGKNHTMFLADTTINERPTAEELAHIARETAAVARRMGHEPRVAFLSYSTFGNPPGQWLGNIRDAVAILDAEKPGFEYEGEMAPDAALNPKVMELYPFSRLSAPANVLIMPGLQSANLSAKLLREIAGDATIGPMLIGMEKPVQIAPMTAIAPDVLTLAVLAAAGVAG; this is translated from the coding sequence TTGGCCGAGGAAAAACAGGCGAGCTTCACCGCGCGCGAGGCGCTGTTCTACCACGAGACGATTCGTCCCGGTAAGATCGAGATTGTCGCTTCGAAACCAATGGCGACGCAGCGCGACCTCAGCCTGGCCTATTCGCCCGGAGTCGCGGCACCTGTTGAAGCGATTGCCGAAGATCCGGCCAATGCCGCGCGCTACACCGCCCGGTCCAACCTCGTTGCCGTCATCACCAATGGCACCGCGATCCTCGGTCTCGGCAATCTCGGCGCGCTTGCTTCCAAACCGGTGATGGAAGGCAAGGCGGTGCTGTTCAAACGCTTCGCCGATGTCGATTCGATCGACATCGAACTCGACACCGAAGACCCGGAAAAGTTCATCGAAGCGGTGGCTTTGATGGAACCGACGTTCGGCGGCATCAACCTGGAAGACATCAAGGCGCCCGAATGCTTCATCATCGAGCAGGCCCTGCGCGAACGGATGAACATCCCGGTCATGCATGACGATCAGCACGGTACCGCGATCATCGCCGCGGCCGGGTTGATCAACGCCTGCCATCTGACCGGGCGCAAGTTGAAAGACGTGCGCATGGTGGTGAACGGCGCCGGCGCCTCCGCGCTCGCCTGCACCGCGCTGATCAAGGCAATGGGGGTGCCCCACGATCAGGTGACCGTCTGCGACCGATCGGGCCCGATCTATCGCGGCAGGACCGATTCGATGGACCAGTGGAAGAGCGCGCACGCCATCGACACCGACGCGCGCAGCCTGGAAGAGGCGCTGGAAGGGGCCGATATCTTCCTGGGCCTGTCGGCTGCCGGCGCGCTCAAGCCCGAATGGGTCGCGAAGATGACCGATCAGCCGATCATCTTCGCGATGGCGAACCCCGTGCCGGAAATCATGCCGGACGAGGCCAAGGCCGTCCGCCCGGACGCGATCATTGCCACCGGGCGCAGCGATTTCCCCAATCAGGTCAACAATGTCCTTGGTTTCCCCTTCATCTTCCGCGGTGCGCTCGACGTGCAGGCGACGGCAATCAACGAAGAGATGAAGATCGCCGCGGCCCATGCCATCGCGGAACTGGCGCGCGAACGCGTTCCCGACGAAGTCGCCGCGGCCTATGGCAAGAGCCACGCCTTCGGCACCGATTACATCATCCCCGCGCCGTTCGATCCGCGCCTGATGGAAGTGGTATCGTCGGCTGTTGCGAAGGCGGCGATGGATACCGGGGTCGCGCTGGCGCCGATTGCCGATATGGACGCTTACCGCATGTCGCTGAAGGCGCGGCTCAACCCGACCACGGCGGCGCTGACCAACACGTACGAAGTGGCACGCAGCAACCCGAAACGGGTGGTCTTCGCCGAAGCGGAAGAAGATGTCGTGCTGCGCGCGGCGATCCAGTTCCGCGATTTCGGATACGGCACCCCGGTGCTGGTCGGACGGACGGAGAAAGTGCGCGAACGCCTGGTAGAGCTGGCGGTGGACGATCCCGACGAGTGGGAAATCCAGAACTCGGCCGATTCCGAATATGTCCCGCAGATGGTCGAATACCTCTATCAGCGGCTGCAACGCAGGGGTCGGACGGAGCGTGACGTGCGCCGCCTGGTCAATCAGGAACGCAATATCTTCGCCGCGCTGCTGGTCGCACTCGGCCATGGCGACGCGATGATTTCTGGTCTGACGCGAACATTCTCGCAGACCGCGCGCGAAGTGAACCTCGTGCTCGATCCGAAGCCGGACCAGGTGCCGTTCGGCATTCACATGATGATCGGCAAGAACCACACCATGTTCCTGGCCGATACCACGATCAACGAGCGGCCGACCGCGGAAGAACTGGCCCACATCGCGCGCGAGACCGCTGCCGTCGCGCGGCGCATGGGGCATGAACCGCGGGTCGCGTTCCTGTCCTATTCCACCTTCGGCAATCCGCCGGGGCAATGGTTGGGCAATATTCGCGACGCGGTGGCGATCCTCGATGCGGAAAAGCCTGGCTTCGAATACGAAGGCGAGATGGCACCCGACGCGGCGCTTAACCCGAAGGTCATGGAACTCTATCCCTTCAGCCGCCTTTCGGCACCGGCCAACGTACTGATCATGCCCGGCCTGCAGTCGGCGAACCTGTCGGCCAAGCTGCTGCGGGAAATCGCAGGCGATGCGACGATCGGCCCGATGCTGATCGGGATGGAAAAGCCGGTTCAGATCGCCCCGATGACCGCGATCGCGCCCGACGTCCTGACTCTGGCCGTACTGGCCGCAGCCGGGGTCGCGGGCTGA